Below is a window of Paraburkholderia kururiensis DNA.
GGCGCACCCGCACGCGTGCTCCTTGAGGCCCTTCGGATGCGGTGCGCTATCGGTGCCGAGGAAAAAGCGCGGGTCGCCCGACGTCGCGGCATCCACGAGCGCCACGCGATGCGTCTCCCGCTTGAGCACCGGCAGGCAGTAGTAATGCGGGCGAATGCCGCCCTGGAAGATCGCGTTGCGGTTGTAGAGCAGATGATGCGCCGTGATGGTCGCGCCGAGCAGGCCCGGCTTCGCGCCGTCCGCGCGGATGTAGTCGACGGCCTCTTTCGTCGTGATGTGCTCGAACACGACCTTCAGTTCGGGGAAGTCGCGACGCAGCGGCGTCATCACTCGGTCGATGAAGACCTTCTCGCGGTCGAACAGATCGATCTCGGCGTGAGTCACTTCGCCGTGGACCAACAGCGGCATGCCCGTTTCCTGCATCGCTTCGAGCGTCTTCGCGCATTTGCGGATGTCGGTCACGCCCGCGTCCGAGTTCGTCGTGGCGCCAGCCGGATAGAGCTTCACACCGTGCACGAAGCCGCTTTCGCGGGCGCGGCGAATCTCGTCGGGCGGTGTGTTGTCCGTGAGGTAGAGCGTCATCAGCGGCTCGAAGAGCACGCCGGCCGGAATCGCGGCCACGATCCGCTCGCGATACGCCTGCGCTAGCGCCGTGGTGGTCACGGGCGGCTTGAGGTTTGGCATGATGATCGCGCGGCCGAACTGGCGCGCCGTATGCGGCAGCACCGCGGCCAGCATGGCGCCGTCGCGCACGTGCAGGTGCCAGTCGTCGGGGCGGGCGAGGGTCAGGGTGTCGATGACGGGAGCGGAAGCGTTCATGGCAACAGAGAAGGGAAACGGACCACGGGGACAGGACTGAAAGGCGGCGCGTACACGGCCACGTTCGGCATGAGCCTGAAACCTCGTCCACGGCACGCCGTGGACATCGCGCAACAGTGAGAAACTGACAGCCATTTGGCCACCAATTTTCCAATTTGACGCGCGTAGCTCGGTGCTATCCTTGGAAAATCGTTATTGTACCGGGCCGCACCTAAGGCCCGCGCTCCGCTTCCGCACCATGTGCCAACTTCTCGGAATGAACTGCGCCGCGCCGACGGACGTCACGTTCTCCTTCACCGGTTTTGCGGCGCGCGGCGGCGTCACCGATCACCACGCCGACGGCTGGGGCATCGCGTTCTTCGAGGACAAGGCCTGCCGGCTCTTCATCGACCACCAGTCGTCCGCCACTTCACCGCTCGCCGAGATGGTGAAGCTCTATCCGATCAAATCGAAGAACACCATCGCGCATATTCGCAAGGCGACGCAGGGGCACATCCTGCTCGAGAATTGCCATCCGTTTCTGCGCGAACTGTGGGGCCGCCACTGGATCTTCGCCCACAACGGCGACCTGCAGGGCTACCGCCCCGCCCTTTGCGGCGTCTACCAGCCGGTGGGCACGACAGACAGCGAACTGGCGTTCTGCGCGATTCTCGAAGGGCTGCGCAAGGCGTTTCCCGGCGCACAGCCGCCGCTCGAGGAACTCTTCGATGCCGTCGCGTCGCTCACACGCGAGATCACCCAGTACGGCGTATTCAACTTCCTGATGTCGAACGGCCAGGCGCTCTTCGCGCACTGCTCGACGCATCTGCACTACCTGGTGCGCAGCTGGCCGTTTTCGACAGCCCATCTCGTGGACGCCGACGTTTCCATCGACTTCGCCAAATACACCACGCCGGAGGACCGCGTCGCCGTCATCGCCACGCAGCCGCTCACGGACGACGAGGTCTGGACGCGCTTTGCGCCCGGCGACCTGCTGATGTTCCAGCACGGGGAAGTGATTGCGCGCACGAACGTGCCGGTGCCGGCTTCGGTGCTGGAGAAACTGCGCCATCCGGAGTGCGACAAGTCCGCGTCGGCCAGCACGGTTGCGCAGGCGGCGCAGGTGCAAGCAAAGATGGAAGCCGAAGCGGCCGTGGATTTCGAAGCGGACGACGACCGGGCGGCCGTCGAGTCTTGAACGGCGTACGCGGCCGCTCGAGCCGCATACGCCGTAACAGCCCTCAGTGCAGGATCTTCGCGAGGAAGTCCTTCGCGCGGTCTGACTTCGGGTTGGCGAAGAAGTCTTCCTTGCGGTCGTCTTCCACGATGACGCCCTTGTCCATGAAAATCACGCGGTGCGCGACCTTCTTCGCGAAGCCCATTTCGTGGGTCACGCACATCATCGTCATGCCTTCCTGCGCGAGCTCCACCATCACGTCGAGTACTTCGTTGATCATCTCGGGGTCGAGCGCCGAGGTCGGCTCGTCGAACAGCATTGCGATGGGGTCCATCGAAAGCGCGCGCGCAATCGCCACGCGCTGCTGCTGACCGCCCGAAAGCTGGCCCGGGTATTTGTCGGCATGCGCCTTGAGGCCCACGCGGTCGAGCAGCTTCACGCCCTTGGCCGCGGCCTCGTCCTTCGAGCGGCCCAGCACCTTCACCTGGGCGAGCGTGAGGTTCTCGGTAATCGACAGATGCGGGAACAGTTCGAAGTGCTGAAACACCATGCCCACCTTCGAGCGCAGCTTCGACAGATTGGTCTTCTTGTCGCCCACGGACTGGCCGTTCACGAGGATCTCGCCCTTCTGGAACGGCTCGAGGCCGTTCACGGTCTTGATGAGCGTCGATTTGCCCGAACCCGACGGGCCGCACACCACGACAACTTCGCCCTTCTTCACTTCCGTCGTGCAGTCGGTGAGTACCTGAAAGTGGCCGTACCACTTGGAAACATTCTTGATGGAAATCATCTTGCGACCTTTCTCTGAAGACTCTTGACGAGGCCCGACGCCACCACGCAAATCACGAAGTAGCAAGCACCGGCGAACAGTACCATTTCGACCATCGTGCCGTCACGGTCGCCAATATTCGTCGCGGTGCGAAAGAAATCGGCGAGGCTGATCACGTAGACGAGCGACGTGTCCTGAAAGAGCACGATGGCCTGGGTGAGCAGCAGCGGCACCATCGCGCGAAACGCCTGCGGCAGCACCACGAGACGCATGGCCTGCCCATACGTCATGCCGAGCGCGAACGACGCGTTGACCTGACCGCGCGGCACGGCCTGAATGCCGGCACGAATGATCTCCGAGTAATACGCGGCTTCGAACAGCGAAAACGCGACGAGCGCCGACGCAAAGCGGATGTCGATATCGGGCGACAGGCCCAGCAGGTTCTGCAACACCTGCGGCACGATCAGAAAGAACCACAGCAGCACCATCACGAGCGGTATCGAGCGGAACACCGTGACGTAGCTCTTCGCGAACCATTCGAGCGGCTTCACGCCGGACAGGCGCATGAGCGCGAGCAGCGTGCCCCAGACAATGCCGATCACGATCGCGATGATGGTGATCTTGGCCGTGACCACGGCGCCCGTGGCGAGCGTGGGCATCGCGCCCGGAATGCCGCTCCAGTCGAATTGATGACTCATCACTTGCCTCCGATGTAGCCTGGCAGCCGCGCTTTTTGCTCGACGAAACGCATCAGCGTCATCACCACGAGATTGATTACCACGTACGCGAGCGTGACGGCGATGAACGACTCATACGTCTGTGCCGTGTAGTCGACGAGTTGCCGCGCCTGCGCCGAAAGGTCGAGCAGACCGATGGTGGACGCCACCGCCGAGTTCTTGAAGATGTTGAGGAACTCCGACGTGAGCGGCGGCACGATCACGCGATACGCAACCGGCAACAGCACGTAGCGATAGGTCTGCCACTGCGTGAAGCCCATCGCGAGCCCTGCGGCGCGCTGGCCGCGCGGCAGCGCGTTGATGCCCGAGCGCACCTGCTCGCACACGCGAGCCGCAGTAAAGAGGCCCAGACAGATCACCGAAGCGGAAAAGAACTGCGCACCCGGCGGCAACTGCTTGAACCAGTCGCCCAGCGCCTTGGGCACGAGTTCCGGTATGACGAAGTACCAGACGAAGAACTGCACGATGAGCGGAACGTTGCGGAAGATCGCAACGTAGACGGTACCGATGCCCGCAAGCCACTTGTTCGGCACCGTGCGCAGCACACCGAACAACGACCCGACGACGAGCGCGATCACCCAGGCGACCAGCCCCACAGTGACCGTCACGCGCATGCCGGACAGCAGCCAGCCGAGGTAGGTCGTGGGCTCGCCGGTGGAAACCGGACTCAGCAGAATGCCCCAGTTCCAGTGGTAAGACATGGCGAAGACTCTCCAACAAAAAGAACGGAAGAAGCACAGGCTTCTTCCGTTCTGTTCAACGTAGGCGTTCGAGACTGCTTAGTCGATTGCCTTGTCGTTCGGGCTCTTGAAGAGCGCCTTCATGTCGTCGCTCTCCGGGAAGTTCAGGTTGAGGCCCTTCGGCGGGATCGGCGATTCGAACCACTTCTTGTAGATCTGGTCGGCTTCGCCCGACGTCTCGACCTTCGCGATCGCGTCGTCCACCACCTTTTTGAACTCGGGATCGTTCTTGCGCATCATGCAGCCATACGCTTCACGCGATTGCGGTGCGCCCACGATCACGTAGTCGCCCGGCGTCTTCGACTTCGCGCGTTCGCCTGCAAGCAGCGCGTCGTCCATCATGAACGCGACGGCACGGCCCGTTTCCAGCGTCTGGAACGACTCGCCGTGGTCCTTCGCGCTGATGATGTTCATGCCCAGGTTCTTGTCCTGGTTCATCTTGCGCAGCAGGCGTTCCGACGTGGTGCCCGCCGTCGTCACGACGGTCTTGCCCTTCAGGTCGGCGAAGTCCTTGATGCCCGAATCCTTCTTCGTCATCAGGCGCGTGCCGATCACGAAGATCGTGTCCGAAAACGCAGCCTGCTGCTGGCGCTCCAGATTGTTCGTGGTGGAGCCGCACTCGATATCCACCGTGCCGTTCTGCACGAGCGGAATACGATTCTGCGACGTAACGGGGATGAACTTGACCTTCAGATTCGGCATGTTCAGCTTCTGCTTGACCGCGTCCACCACCTTCATCTGGAACTCGTACGAGTAGCCGATGACGTTCTGCTTGTCGTCGTAATACGAGAACGGAATGGACGATTCGCGGTGACCCAGCGCGATCACGCCCGTGTCCTTGATCTTCTTCAACGTACCGCCTTCCTGTGCATTCGCGGCGCAGGCAGCGAAACCGAGCATGGCGAGAAGCAGCGCAGCTTTTTTAACCTTCATTCTGATCTCCTTGGCTAGAACGGGCGCAGTGTATCAAAGTAATTTAACTGAAAGTTATTGTTGTTAACCATGTCAGACCAACGCCTCCTGGTGCGCAAAAGCGGACGGCATCGTCGCGACGCCGTCCGCTTCCGGTAACACTCGCTGCAGGTTAAATCAGGGGTACAGGCCGCGCAGTTCGCGCGCCATCAGAATGCGCTTGCACGCCACGATGAACGCGGCGGTACGCATCGACACGTTGTGCTCGCTCGCCACCTGCCAGACCGCGGCGAATGCCTCGCGCATCACGCGCTCCAGCCGCTGGTTGATTTCCTCTTCGGTCCAGAAAAAGCTTGAGAAGTCCTGCACCCATTCGAAGTACGACACCGTCACGCCACCCGCGTTGGCCACCACGTCGGGAATCACGAGCACGCCCTTGTCGTGGAGGATGTCGTCGGCGGCGGTCGTGGTCGGGCCGTTCGCGCCTTCCACGATGATCTTCGTGCGGATCTTGCCGGCGTTCTTTTCAGTGATCTGGTTTTCCAGTGCCGCCGGGATCAGGATGTCGGTCTCGATCGTCCAGAACTCGTCGTTCGCGAGCGGGTCGGCGCCCGTGAAGCCGGCCACGCCGCCCGTCTTCGCCACGTGTTCCAGCAGCGCGGCGGCGTCCATGCCGCTCGATTTGTACAGCGAGCCGGTATGGTCCTGCACGGCGACGATCTTCGAACCCGCTTCCTGGAACAGGCGCGCCGCAATGCCGCCCACGTTGCCGAAGCCCTGCACCGCCACGCGCGCGCCTTCGATCGCAAGGCCGGTGCGGCGCGCGGCTTCGCAGCCCACCACGAACACGCCGCGGCCCGTCGCCTCGCGGCGGCCGAGCGAGCCGCCCAGCGCGATCGGCTTGCCGGTCACGACGCCGGTGGCCGTCTGGCCCTGGTTCATCGAGTACGTGTCCATCATCCACGCCATCACCTGTTCGTTGGTGTTGACGTCCGGTGCCGGAATGTCGGTGTTCGGTCCGATGATGATGCCGATCTCGCTCGTGTAGCGGCGCGTCACGCGCTCCAGTTCGCCGCGCGACAGCTTGCGCGGATCGACACGGATGCCGCCCTTCGCGCCGCCGTACGGCACGTTCACGGCCGCGTTCTTCACCGACATCCACGCGGAGAGCGCCATCACTTCCGAGAGCGTCACGTCCTGGTGGTAACGCACGCCGCCCTTACCTGGACCGCGCGAGACGTTGTGCTGCACGCGATAGCCCTCGAAGTGCGCGACGGTGCCGTTGTCGAGCTCGATGGGCACGTCGACAATGAGAATGCGCTTCGGGCGCTTCAGCGTTTCGAGCCAGCGCGAGAGCGACCCGAGGTAGGGCGCGACACGGTCCACCTGGCGCAGATAGTTGCCCCAGGGGCCGAGGTTGTCGGCGTTGAGATACGAGGGGATGGAAAGATCAGGTACTGCGGACTGCGGTTGGGAAGACATGAACGCTCCAGCGGTCAACGAATGGTCGCCATTGTCGAAAATCGATGTGCCGAAATCCAATGCCGTTTGGTCATTGCGTTATGTTTTTCTTGCATAACGTCGGCAAAAGCGAAAAAGCCTGCCGCAGGCGCCACGCTCACGTGCGCGGGCCCGCGTCCTGGACCAGTTCCGCCGACACGACATCCCACAGCTTTCTCATCAGCTCGTGACGCGGGTCGTCGCCCTGCGCCGCAAGCTTGTCGCGATAGAGCCGGATCTCCATGGTCAGCGTGAAGCGGTCCTGCGGCACGCCGCGCGTTGCGCGGTCAAGGCGAATCAGCTTGCCCTCGGCCACCGCTTCCTCCACCGCGCTGTGCGGCAGAAAGGCGATGCCGTGGCCCGCCAGCGCCATCGCCTTCAAGCCCTCGGCCATATCGGTCTCGTAGATGCGGTCCAGATAGAGCCGCGTGGGCGCGTTGGCGATGATCACTTCGGTCATGCGCCCAAGGTACGCGTTCGGCGTGTACGACAGGTAAGGTGCTGGCGCATCCGGCGTGCCCGGCAGCGTGTGGCGCGGGCGGCCCGCACGGCCCGGCGCGGAAAACGGGCTGATGGGCTCGGTGCCGAGCGTGAGCATGTCGTAACGCGCCGGGTCCAGTGCGACAGGATGACTCGGATGGTGATAGCCCATCACCAGATCACAGCCGCCTTCCACCAGCGAAAGCAGCGCGTCGTGCACGTTCAGCGCGCGCAGCCGCGCATGCACGGGGCCCAGTTGCGCCTCGATGCGTTGCAGCCAGCGCGGAAAGTACGTGAGCGACAGCGTGTGCGGCACCGCGAATTCGATGGTGGCCGCGGGCGTCGCCATGTGGCCGCGCAGCAGCGTGCGCGCCTCATGAAACTGCGAGAGCATCGCGAGCGCCTGCTCGTAGAACACCTGGCCGGCAGACGTGAGACGCGTCGGATAAACCGAACGGTCGATCAGTTCCGTGCCTAGCCACGCTTCCAGCGCCTGGATACGCCTCGAGAAGGCCGGCTGGGTGACGTGCCGCAACTCCGCGGACCGGCTGAAACTGCGGGTTTCGGCGAGCGAAACGAAATCTTCGAGCCACTTGAGTTCCATGGCGGGCGGCGTGGGGTAAAGGGGCCGGCGCGGCGAGCGCACCGCGAAAGCCTGCATTCTAGCGGGGGCCACGGAACCCGCCGTGGCGGCGTGCCGTTGCGGCGTGACCGCTGGAGCACTGCCGGGCGTCATTCCGTGCCCGTCTGACGTGCACACACCGCCCATCGCCGGCTCCATGACACCCTCGCCGCAGGTCGGGGCGGCCCCGCGTCGGTGGTAAAATTCGCGGTTCTCCCCGTTTCCGATCTCACCCTCCTCCGGCTCGTCCCATCATGTCCGACACCCGCCCCGACACCCTCTACGCGCTCACCGCGCTCTCCCCGCTCGACGGCCGCTATGCCGCCAAAACGGAAGCCCTGCGCGACTGGCTCTCCGAAGCCGCCTTCATGCGCCACCGCGTGACGGTCGAGATCCATTGGCTCATCGCGCTCTCGCACGCCGGCTTCGCCGAGGTGCCGCGTTTCTCCGAGGCGTCGGAACAGTTCCTGTTGCAGCTCGCCGAGCGCTTCACCGCGCACGACGCCGCGCGCATCAAGGAAATCGAGCGCGTGACGAATCACGACGTGAAGGCCGTCGAGTACTGGCTCAAGGAGTCGGTGAAGGGTCAGCCGGAGCTGGAGCGCGCAAGCGAATTCATCCACTTCGCCTGCACCTCGGAAGACATCAACAACACGTCGCACGGCATGATGCTCGCCGGCGCGCGCGAGCACGTCATCGTGCCCGCGCTGCGCAAGGTGCATGAGCGCCTCGTCGCAATCGCGCATGCCCAGGCCGCCCAGCCGATGCTCTCCCGCACGCACGGCCAGCCCGCCAGCCCCACCACGCTCGGCAAGGAAATCGCCAACGTCGCGGCGCGCCTCGCCCGTGCCATCGCGCGCATCGAGAAGGTGGAGCTGCTCGGCAAGATGAACGGCGCCGTGGGCAACTTCAACGCGCACCTGTCGGCGTACCCCGACTTCGACTGGGAGTCGTTCTCGCGCAAGGTCGTGGAAGAACGGCTCAAACTCACCTTCAACCCCTACACCATCCAGATCGAGCCGCACGATTACATGGCCGAACTGTTCGACGCCGTGGCGCGCGCGAACACGATCCTGCTGGACCTGGACCGCGACGTGTGGGGCTACATCTCGGTCGGCTACTTCAAGCAGAAGACGAAGGCCGGCGAGATCGGTTCGTCCACGATGCCGCACAAGGTCAACCCGATCGACTTCGAAAACTCCGAAGGGAATCTGGGCCTCGCGAACGCGACGCTGCGCCACCTCGCCGACAAGCTGCCCGTCTCGCGCTGGCAGCGCGACCTCACCGATTCGACCGTGCTGCGCAACATCGGCGTGGCGTTCGGCTACTCGCTGCTCGCCTATGACGCGCTGATCCGCGGCCTCGACAAGCTCGAAGTCAATCCGCAGCGTCTGAACGACGACCTCGACAACTGCTGGGAAGTGCTGGCCGAGCCGGTGCAGACGGTGATGCGCCGCTACGGCATCGAAAATCCGTACGAGCAGTTGAAGGAACTCACGCGCGGCAAGGGCATCACGCGCGAAGCGCTGCAGACGTTCATCGGCGGCCTCAACATTCCGGCCGACGCGAAAGCACGCCTGCTGGACATGACGCCGGGCTCGTACACGGGCAAGGCCGAGGAACTGGCGAAGCGGATCGCGTAACGTGTGAGTGGCTGCTTAAGCCACGGCCTGAGCGCCCGCTCAAAGCAAAAAGGCGTTCCTCGAAGGAACGCCTTTTTCACGTCTGCCCGCCGAAAACGCGGCAGATCAGCCAGCCGATCACGACGCGCCGCGCGCCTTCAACTGCGCAAGCACGCTCTCGACGATCTGCTCCGGCTCGAGATCGATGCTTACCTCCACCGCCTCGTCCGCACCCGGCTCTTCGAGCGTATCGAGCTGGCTTTGCAACAGCGACGGGTCGAAGAAGTGGCCCGTGCGCGTCTTCAGGCGCTCGCGCAGCGTCTCCATCGAACCCTTCAGGTACACGAACCACACATCGCCGTCGCCGTTGCGCAGGATGTCGCGATACGCGCGCTTGAGCGACGAACACGTGAACACG
It encodes the following:
- the pyrC gene encoding dihydroorotase, with protein sequence MNASAPVIDTLTLARPDDWHLHVRDGAMLAAVLPHTARQFGRAIIMPNLKPPVTTTALAQAYRERIVAAIPAGVLFEPLMTLYLTDNTPPDEIRRARESGFVHGVKLYPAGATTNSDAGVTDIRKCAKTLEAMQETGMPLLVHGEVTHAEIDLFDREKVFIDRVMTPLRRDFPELKVVFEHITTKEAVDYIRADGAKPGLLGATITAHHLLYNRNAIFQGGIRPHYYCLPVLKRETHRVALVDAATSGDPRFFLGTDSAPHPKGLKEHACGCAGCYTALHALELYAEAFDQAGALDKLEGFASFFGADFYGLPRNTERVTLRRETWTLPAEVAAGDTPVVPLRGGESIGWRLV
- a CDS encoding amino acid ABC transporter permease; translation: MSYHWNWGILLSPVSTGEPTTYLGWLLSGMRVTVTVGLVAWVIALVVGSLFGVLRTVPNKWLAGIGTVYVAIFRNVPLIVQFFVWYFVIPELVPKALGDWFKQLPPGAQFFSASVICLGLFTAARVCEQVRSGINALPRGQRAAGLAMGFTQWQTYRYVLLPVAYRVIVPPLTSEFLNIFKNSAVASTIGLLDLSAQARQLVDYTAQTYESFIAVTLAYVVINLVVMTLMRFVEQKARLPGYIGGK
- a CDS encoding gluconokinase; this translates as MILIAMGVSGAGKSRIGEMLAERLQCSFTDGDAFHSAANKEKMHHGIPLTDEDRWPWLRTIRAAIEEKQRAGETAVFTCSSLKRAYRDILRNGDGDVWFVYLKGSMETLRERLKTRTGHFFDPSLLQSQLDTLEEPGADEAVEVSIDLEPEQIVESVLAQLKARGAS
- a CDS encoding glutamate/aspartate ABC transporter substrate-binding protein, encoding MKVKKAALLLAMLGFAACAANAQEGGTLKKIKDTGVIALGHRESSIPFSYYDDKQNVIGYSYEFQMKVVDAVKQKLNMPNLKVKFIPVTSQNRIPLVQNGTVDIECGSTTNNLERQQQAAFSDTIFVIGTRLMTKKDSGIKDFADLKGKTVVTTAGTTSERLLRKMNQDKNLGMNIISAKDHGESFQTLETGRAVAFMMDDALLAGERAKSKTPGDYVIVGAPQSREAYGCMMRKNDPEFKKVVDDAIAKVETSGEADQIYKKWFESPIPPKGLNLNFPESDDMKALFKSPNDKAID
- a CDS encoding amino acid ABC transporter ATP-binding protein, with the protein product MISIKNVSKWYGHFQVLTDCTTEVKKGEVVVVCGPSGSGKSTLIKTVNGLEPFQKGEILVNGQSVGDKKTNLSKLRSKVGMVFQHFELFPHLSITENLTLAQVKVLGRSKDEAAAKGVKLLDRVGLKAHADKYPGQLSGGQQQRVAIARALSMDPIAMLFDEPTSALDPEMINEVLDVMVELAQEGMTMMCVTHEMGFAKKVAHRVIFMDKGVIVEDDRKEDFFANPKSDRAKDFLAKILH
- the purB gene encoding adenylosuccinate lyase, encoding MSDTRPDTLYALTALSPLDGRYAAKTEALRDWLSEAAFMRHRVTVEIHWLIALSHAGFAEVPRFSEASEQFLLQLAERFTAHDAARIKEIERVTNHDVKAVEYWLKESVKGQPELERASEFIHFACTSEDINNTSHGMMLAGAREHVIVPALRKVHERLVAIAHAQAAQPMLSRTHGQPASPTTLGKEIANVAARLARAIARIEKVELLGKMNGAVGNFNAHLSAYPDFDWESFSRKVVEERLKLTFNPYTIQIEPHDYMAELFDAVARANTILLDLDRDVWGYISVGYFKQKTKAGEIGSSTMPHKVNPIDFENSEGNLGLANATLRHLADKLPVSRWQRDLTDSTVLRNIGVAFGYSLLAYDALIRGLDKLEVNPQRLNDDLDNCWEVLAEPVQTVMRRYGIENPYEQLKELTRGKGITREALQTFIGGLNIPADAKARLLDMTPGSYTGKAEELAKRIA
- a CDS encoding LysR family transcriptional regulator; its protein translation is MELKWLEDFVSLAETRSFSRSAELRHVTQPAFSRRIQALEAWLGTELIDRSVYPTRLTSAGQVFYEQALAMLSQFHEARTLLRGHMATPAATIEFAVPHTLSLTYFPRWLQRIEAQLGPVHARLRALNVHDALLSLVEGGCDLVMGYHHPSHPVALDPARYDMLTLGTEPISPFSAPGRAGRPRHTLPGTPDAPAPYLSYTPNAYLGRMTEVIIANAPTRLYLDRIYETDMAEGLKAMALAGHGIAFLPHSAVEEAVAEGKLIRLDRATRGVPQDRFTLTMEIRLYRDKLAAQGDDPRHELMRKLWDVVSAELVQDAGPRT
- a CDS encoding Glu/Leu/Phe/Val family dehydrogenase — its product is MSSQPQSAVPDLSIPSYLNADNLGPWGNYLRQVDRVAPYLGSLSRWLETLKRPKRILIVDVPIELDNGTVAHFEGYRVQHNVSRGPGKGGVRYHQDVTLSEVMALSAWMSVKNAAVNVPYGGAKGGIRVDPRKLSRGELERVTRRYTSEIGIIIGPNTDIPAPDVNTNEQVMAWMMDTYSMNQGQTATGVVTGKPIALGGSLGRREATGRGVFVVGCEAARRTGLAIEGARVAVQGFGNVGGIAARLFQEAGSKIVAVQDHTGSLYKSSGMDAAALLEHVAKTGGVAGFTGADPLANDEFWTIETDILIPAALENQITEKNAGKIRTKIIVEGANGPTTTAADDILHDKGVLVIPDVVANAGGVTVSYFEWVQDFSSFFWTEEEINQRLERVMREAFAAVWQVASEHNVSMRTAAFIVACKRILMARELRGLYP
- the gltK gene encoding glutamate/aspartate ABC transporter permease GltK, translating into MSHQFDWSGIPGAMPTLATGAVVTAKITIIAIVIGIVWGTLLALMRLSGVKPLEWFAKSYVTVFRSIPLVMVLLWFFLIVPQVLQNLLGLSPDIDIRFASALVAFSLFEAAYYSEIIRAGIQAVPRGQVNASFALGMTYGQAMRLVVLPQAFRAMVPLLLTQAIVLFQDTSLVYVISLADFFRTATNIGDRDGTMVEMVLFAGACYFVICVVASGLVKSLQRKVAR
- a CDS encoding class II glutamine amidotransferase, whose protein sequence is MCQLLGMNCAAPTDVTFSFTGFAARGGVTDHHADGWGIAFFEDKACRLFIDHQSSATSPLAEMVKLYPIKSKNTIAHIRKATQGHILLENCHPFLRELWGRHWIFAHNGDLQGYRPALCGVYQPVGTTDSELAFCAILEGLRKAFPGAQPPLEELFDAVASLTREITQYGVFNFLMSNGQALFAHCSTHLHYLVRSWPFSTAHLVDADVSIDFAKYTTPEDRVAVIATQPLTDDEVWTRFAPGDLLMFQHGEVIARTNVPVPASVLEKLRHPECDKSASASTVAQAAQVQAKMEAEAAVDFEADDDRAAVES